In a single window of the Microbacterium sp. SL75 genome:
- a CDS encoding response regulator — protein sequence MIRVVIADDHPVVRAGVRALLDAETDIEVVGEAADADEAVALSASLAPELVLMDLQFGERAAGAEATRRVRALAAPPYVLVLTNYDTDGDILGAVEAGASGYLLKDAPPHELLAGVRAAAAGQSALAPAIAGRLLARLREPRVTLSAREIEVVRLVARGASNAEVAARLHITDATVKSHLAHVFSKLGVSSRTAAVSAARALGIVR from the coding sequence GTGATCCGCGTGGTGATCGCCGATGACCACCCGGTCGTACGGGCGGGCGTGCGCGCCCTGCTCGACGCCGAGACCGATATCGAAGTGGTCGGCGAGGCCGCCGACGCCGACGAGGCCGTCGCTCTCTCGGCATCGCTGGCGCCGGAGCTCGTGCTGATGGACCTGCAGTTCGGCGAGCGGGCCGCCGGGGCCGAGGCCACGCGGCGGGTGCGTGCTCTCGCCGCCCCGCCGTACGTCCTCGTCCTGACGAACTACGACACCGACGGCGACATCCTCGGCGCCGTCGAGGCGGGCGCCAGCGGGTACCTGCTGAAGGACGCCCCGCCCCACGAACTGCTCGCCGGCGTCCGCGCCGCCGCCGCGGGGCAGAGCGCCCTGGCCCCGGCGATCGCGGGGCGCCTTCTGGCTCGCCTGCGCGAGCCCCGCGTGACCCTCTCGGCGCGCGAGATCGAAGTGGTGCGACTCGTCGCCCGCGGGGCCTCGAACGCCGAGGTGGCCGCCCGTCTGCACATCACCGACGCGACGGTGAAGTCTCACCTCGCGCACGTCTTCTCGAAGCTCGGCGTCTCGTCGCGCACCGCCGCCGTCTCGGCGGCGCGGGCTCTCGGCATCGTGCGCTGA
- a CDS encoding DEAD/DEAH box helicase: protein MTPLLENVPVGADPDAVYLGFVEWAASRGLTLYPAQDEAVIEIVSGANVILSTPTGTGKSLVAVAAHAASLARGGRTYYTAPIKALVSEKFFALVEIFGAENVGMVTGDSSVNSDAPIICCTAEILANLALRQGADADVDQVVMDEFHYYGEADRGWAWQVPLLLLTRAQFILMSATLGDVEDIADDLTRRTGRNTARVTGVERPVPLHFEYARTPVHETVQELLDTKQAPIYVVHFSQAAAMERAQALSSIRIIGREQRDEIADAIGGFRFTTGFGKTLSRYVRAGIGVHHAGMLPRYRRLVETLAQRGLLRVICGTDTLGVGINVPIRTVLMTALTKYDGTRMRQLSAREFHQIAGRAGRAGYDTAGTVVVMAPDHEIENAAQILKAGDDLKKQKKIVRKKAPQGFVNWTEQSYDRLVAAEPEPLVPQMKLSAAMLINVIARGGDVFANVRSLVFDNHEPRARQYELARRALAIFRTLVQAGVVEAGTDGIRLTVDLQPNFALNQPLSPFALAAIEMLDPEVELGRGPDAAPPASSVGTGHYALDVVSVIEATLDDPRPILSQQQFRARGEAVAAMKREGIEYDERMELLEQITWPKPLDELLAQAYEVFASSQPWIRDFELSPKSVVRDMFERACSFGEYVSLYQLARSEGLVLRYLSDAYRAIRQTVPVDAQTPDLLDLIAWLGEVVRQVDSSLVDEWEQLVNPADDPDAPVVPPAPPSILTNRRAFVVLVRNEMFRRVQLAALQRDDELVELDPDVDWPGVLDDFFDEHDAIGTGGAARSSSLVVIDESSAAEGVWRVEQILDDPAGDHDWRIRAEVDLAASEEEGTAIVRVTEVLRL, encoded by the coding sequence GTGACCCCCCTTCTCGAGAACGTCCCCGTGGGCGCCGATCCGGATGCCGTGTACCTGGGCTTCGTCGAATGGGCGGCCTCGCGAGGGCTCACGCTCTACCCCGCGCAAGACGAAGCGGTGATCGAGATCGTGTCGGGCGCGAACGTGATCTTGTCGACCCCGACCGGCACGGGCAAGTCGCTCGTCGCGGTGGCCGCGCACGCGGCATCCCTCGCCCGGGGCGGCCGCACCTATTACACGGCGCCGATCAAGGCCCTGGTGAGCGAGAAGTTCTTCGCCCTCGTCGAGATCTTCGGCGCCGAGAACGTGGGCATGGTCACGGGGGACTCCTCGGTGAATTCCGATGCCCCGATCATCTGCTGCACGGCCGAGATCCTGGCGAACCTGGCCCTCCGACAGGGCGCCGACGCCGACGTCGACCAGGTCGTGATGGACGAGTTCCACTACTACGGCGAGGCCGACCGCGGCTGGGCATGGCAGGTGCCACTGCTGTTGCTCACGCGCGCGCAGTTCATCCTCATGTCGGCCACGCTCGGCGACGTCGAGGACATCGCCGACGACCTGACGCGCCGCACCGGCCGGAACACCGCGCGGGTGACGGGCGTCGAACGACCGGTACCTCTGCACTTCGAGTACGCCCGAACGCCCGTGCACGAGACGGTGCAGGAACTGCTCGACACCAAGCAGGCGCCGATCTACGTCGTGCACTTCTCTCAGGCCGCCGCGATGGAGCGGGCGCAGGCGCTGTCGTCCATCCGCATCATCGGACGCGAGCAGCGCGACGAGATCGCGGACGCCATCGGCGGCTTCCGCTTCACGACCGGCTTCGGCAAGACCCTCTCGCGCTACGTTCGCGCGGGCATCGGCGTGCACCACGCCGGCATGCTGCCGCGGTACCGGCGGCTCGTCGAGACTCTCGCGCAGCGCGGGCTGCTGCGGGTCATCTGCGGCACCGACACCCTCGGCGTCGGCATCAACGTGCCGATTCGCACCGTGCTGATGACGGCGCTCACCAAGTACGACGGCACGCGCATGCGCCAGCTCTCGGCGCGCGAGTTCCACCAGATCGCCGGCCGCGCCGGTCGCGCAGGCTATGACACCGCGGGGACGGTCGTCGTCATGGCCCCCGACCACGAGATCGAGAACGCCGCGCAGATCCTCAAGGCCGGCGACGACCTCAAGAAGCAGAAGAAGATCGTCCGCAAGAAGGCGCCGCAGGGCTTCGTCAACTGGACTGAGCAGAGCTACGACCGCCTGGTCGCGGCCGAGCCCGAGCCGCTCGTCCCGCAGATGAAGCTCTCGGCCGCCATGCTCATCAACGTCATCGCGCGCGGCGGAGACGTCTTCGCGAACGTCCGCTCGCTCGTCTTCGACAACCACGAGCCTCGCGCCCGCCAGTACGAGCTCGCCCGCCGGGCCCTCGCGATCTTCCGCACCCTCGTTCAGGCGGGGGTCGTCGAGGCCGGGACCGACGGCATCCGTCTCACCGTCGATCTGCAGCCGAACTTCGCCCTCAACCAGCCGCTGTCTCCGTTCGCGCTCGCCGCGATCGAGATGCTCGACCCCGAGGTCGAACTCGGAAGGGGCCCGGATGCCGCGCCCCCGGCGTCATCGGTCGGCACCGGCCACTACGCGCTCGACGTCGTCAGCGTCATCGAGGCGACGCTCGACGACCCGCGCCCGATCCTGTCGCAGCAGCAGTTCCGCGCCCGCGGCGAAGCGGTCGCGGCGATGAAGCGCGAGGGCATCGAGTACGACGAGCGTATGGAGCTGCTCGAGCAGATCACCTGGCCCAAGCCGCTGGACGAGCTGCTCGCACAGGCCTACGAGGTGTTCGCGTCGAGCCAGCCGTGGATCCGCGACTTCGAGCTGTCACCCAAGTCCGTCGTGCGCGACATGTTCGAGCGGGCGTGCTCGTTCGGCGAGTACGTGTCGCTGTACCAGCTCGCCCGCAGCGAAGGTCTGGTGCTGCGCTACCTCAGCGACGCGTATCGCGCGATCCGCCAGACGGTGCCGGTCGATGCGCAGACACCCGATCTGCTCGACCTCATCGCCTGGCTCGGCGAGGTGGTGCGTCAAGTCGACTCGAGCCTGGTCGACGAGTGGGAGCAGCTCGTCAACCCCGCGGACGACCCGGATGCCCCGGTGGTGCCGCCCGCGCCGCCGTCGATCCTCACCAATCGTCGCGCCTTCGTCGTGCTCGTGCGCAATGAGATGTTCCGGCGTGTGCAGCTGGCGGCGCTGCAGCGCGACGACGAGCTGGTCGAGCTGGACCCCGACGTCGACTGGCCGGGGGTGCTCGACGACTTCTTCGACGAGCACGACGCGATCGGCACCGGCGGAGCGGCGCGTTCGTCTTCCCTCGTGGTCATCGACGAGTCCTCGGCGGCCGAGGGCGTCTGGCGGGTCGAGCAGATCCTCGACGACCCCGCCGGAGACCACGACTGGCGCATCCGAGCCGAAGTCGACCTCGCCGCCTCCGAGGAGGAGGGCACCGCGATCGTGCGGGTGACCGAGGTGCTGCGGCTCTGA
- a CDS encoding GNAT family N-acetyltransferase, with amino-acid sequence MSVTIREAVFPRDGAAVSALVGAYLRQTEAEKIERGLAADAFPERYAREIDDPAAAFAGRHALIATVDGADVGLVVSSSVPEGTELSRVWTDPRARGRGVGTALLTAALTGAVRPVRLSVWDWREPAVRMYRAAGFEVVPSWDDRPGLMCLELR; translated from the coding sequence GTGAGCGTCACCATCCGCGAAGCCGTCTTCCCGCGAGACGGCGCGGCCGTCAGCGCCCTCGTCGGGGCGTACCTGCGGCAGACGGAGGCAGAGAAGATCGAACGCGGGCTCGCCGCCGACGCGTTTCCCGAGCGCTACGCGCGGGAGATCGACGACCCGGCGGCGGCATTCGCGGGCCGGCACGCCCTCATCGCCACCGTCGACGGCGCAGATGTCGGGCTCGTCGTCTCGTCGAGCGTGCCCGAAGGAACAGAACTCTCGCGCGTGTGGACCGATCCGCGCGCCCGGGGGCGAGGCGTCGGAACCGCGTTGCTCACGGCTGCGCTCACCGGAGCCGTGCGACCGGTGCGTCTGTCGGTCTGGGATTGGCGTGAGCCCGCGGTGCGGATGTACCGCGCTGCGGGTTTCGAGGTCGTCCCGTCGTGGGACGATCGGCCGGGGCTCATGTGCCTCGAGCTGCGGTGA
- a CDS encoding NAD-dependent epimerase/dehydratase family protein, with translation MRQLLILGGTGWLGRAVAAQALAQGAEVTCLARGESGETAPGARLIRADRNDPDSYARVQRDWDEVVELSWDPGFVASALDALADRAAHWSLISSVSVYARSDIPFADETAELVEPNDLEQYPDAKVHAERLTSARLGDRVLLARAGLIAGPGDPTDRFGYWPARYARGGRVVAPEAAGRHVQAIDVDDLAAWIAHAGRTGVTGPINAVGEELPLAAVLAAARDAAGTASETVTLDDDTLIARGVAYWAGPRSLPLWLPESAGGFARRSDAAFVASGGRRRSLAETIRRALDDERERGLNRPRRAGLTPAEEAEVIGA, from the coding sequence ATGCGACAGCTCCTCATCCTCGGTGGAACCGGATGGCTCGGCCGCGCCGTCGCGGCGCAGGCCCTCGCGCAGGGGGCCGAGGTCACCTGCCTCGCCCGCGGCGAGTCCGGCGAGACGGCACCGGGCGCACGACTGATCCGCGCCGACCGCAACGACCCCGACTCCTACGCACGCGTGCAGCGCGACTGGGACGAGGTGGTCGAGCTCTCGTGGGACCCGGGGTTCGTGGCATCCGCCCTCGACGCCCTCGCCGACCGCGCAGCGCACTGGAGCCTGATCTCGAGCGTCTCGGTGTATGCCCGCTCGGACATCCCCTTCGCCGACGAGACGGCGGAGCTCGTCGAGCCGAACGACCTCGAGCAGTATCCGGATGCCAAGGTGCACGCGGAACGGCTCACCTCGGCGCGGCTGGGTGACCGGGTGCTCCTCGCGCGGGCGGGGCTGATCGCGGGGCCGGGCGATCCCACCGACCGCTTCGGTTACTGGCCCGCGCGGTACGCCCGCGGCGGGCGGGTCGTCGCGCCCGAGGCGGCCGGCCGTCACGTCCAGGCGATCGACGTGGACGATCTCGCCGCGTGGATCGCGCACGCTGGACGCACGGGCGTCACGGGCCCGATCAACGCGGTCGGCGAAGAACTGCCGCTCGCCGCGGTGCTCGCGGCGGCCCGCGATGCGGCCGGAACGGCGAGCGAGACCGTCACCCTCGACGACGACACCCTCATCGCGCGCGGCGTCGCCTACTGGGCCGGGCCGCGCTCACTCCCCCTGTGGCTGCCCGAGAGCGCGGGAGGATTCGCGCGGCGCAGCGACGCCGCCTTCGTGGCATCCGGCGGGCGTCGCCGCTCCCTCGCCGAGACGATACGCCGCGCGCTCGACGATGAGCGCGAGCGCGGACTGAACCGCCCCCGCCGCGCCGGACTCACACCCGCCGAAGAGGCGGAGGTCATCGGCGCCTAA
- a CDS encoding LLM class flavin-dependent oxidoreductase has product MRSFGTLSFGHYGPLGGGRQLTAGDSMLQAIDLAQGMDDLGVNGVSFRVHHFARQQAAPMPLLAAIAARTSRIEVGTGVIDMRYENPLMLAEEAASVDLISANRLALGVSRGSPETVVRGYEAFGYTGSEDPRGGDIAREHFDLFLRAIDGEGLAERDPMSPFGGGTGLQRIEPHSPGLRKRIWWGAGTTATAEWAGRIGVNLMSSTLLTEADGTPFDLLQAQQLDAFRAAWREAGHDGEPRTSVSRSIFPIVTAEDEMYFGGSAGSDQIGVIDGMRSTFGKTYAATPDKLVEQLQNDAAVMSADTLMLTIPSQMGVEFNLRLVENFAKHVAPALGWQSTLATV; this is encoded by the coding sequence ATGCGCTCCTTCGGCACACTCTCCTTCGGCCATTACGGCCCCCTCGGCGGCGGTCGCCAGCTCACCGCCGGCGACTCGATGCTCCAGGCGATCGACCTCGCCCAGGGCATGGACGACCTTGGGGTCAACGGCGTCTCGTTCCGCGTCCACCACTTCGCCCGCCAGCAGGCGGCTCCCATGCCCCTGCTCGCCGCGATCGCCGCACGCACCTCGCGCATCGAGGTCGGCACCGGCGTCATCGACATGCGATACGAGAACCCCCTCATGCTCGCCGAAGAGGCGGCATCCGTCGACCTCATCAGCGCCAACCGCCTCGCGCTCGGCGTGAGCCGCGGGTCACCCGAGACAGTCGTCCGCGGCTACGAGGCCTTCGGCTACACCGGGTCCGAGGACCCGCGCGGCGGCGACATCGCCCGCGAGCACTTCGACCTGTTCCTCCGCGCGATCGACGGCGAGGGTCTCGCCGAGCGGGACCCGATGAGCCCCTTCGGCGGCGGCACGGGCCTGCAGCGCATCGAGCCGCACTCCCCGGGGCTTCGCAAGCGCATCTGGTGGGGCGCCGGCACCACGGCCACCGCGGAGTGGGCCGGGCGGATCGGCGTGAACCTCATGTCGTCGACGCTGCTCACCGAGGCCGACGGCACGCCCTTCGACCTCCTGCAGGCGCAGCAGCTCGACGCCTTCCGCGCCGCGTGGCGCGAGGCCGGTCACGACGGTGAGCCGCGCACCTCGGTCAGCCGCAGCATCTTCCCCATCGTCACCGCCGAGGATGAGATGTACTTCGGCGGCTCGGCCGGCAGCGACCAGATCGGCGTCATCGACGGCATGCGCTCGACCTTCGGCAAGACGTATGCGGCCACCCCCGACAAGCTCGTGGAGCAGTTGCAGAACGATGCCGCCGTGATGAGCGCCGACACGCTCATGCTGACAATCCCCTCTCAGATGGGCGTGGAGTTCAACCTCCGCCTCGTCGAGAACTTCGCGAAGCACGTCGCCCCCGCCCTCGGATGGCAGTCGACCCTCGCGACGGTCTGA
- the yiaA gene encoding inner membrane protein YiaA, with product MTDIHTQQMLGRPTGAFVGASWVALGLGASVYVIGLYNAHMTLAEKGFCLSVFLLGLFAAISVQKAVRDRAEDIPVTGAYLGVAWGMLLVALALMAVGLWNAELLLSEKGFYGIGFAMSLFAVVAVQKNVRDLAAFRNLHPDTSTVEYTGYPANG from the coding sequence ATGACGGATATCCACACGCAGCAGATGCTCGGTCGTCCGACCGGAGCGTTCGTGGGAGCCTCGTGGGTGGCACTCGGGCTCGGCGCCTCGGTCTACGTCATCGGCCTCTACAACGCGCACATGACGCTCGCCGAGAAGGGCTTCTGCCTCTCGGTCTTCTTGCTCGGGCTCTTCGCCGCCATCTCGGTGCAGAAGGCGGTGCGCGACCGCGCGGAAGACATCCCGGTCACCGGCGCCTACCTCGGCGTCGCGTGGGGCATGCTTCTCGTCGCGCTCGCCCTCATGGCGGTCGGCCTCTGGAACGCCGAGCTCTTGCTGTCGGAGAAGGGCTTCTACGGCATCGGCTTCGCGATGAGCCTGTTCGCCGTCGTCGCGGTGCAGAAGAACGTGCGCGATCTCGCCGCGTTCCGAAACCTCCACCCCGACACCTCGACCGTCGAGTACACCGGCTACCCCGCGAACGGCTGA
- a CDS encoding bifunctional nuclease family protein — protein MIRVRVVGVALDPGQQHVILLKPVDTATDGNRVLPVWIGPQEAMSILVAIERTGSPRPLAHDLMTAMLGELSASVDRVEITHLDEGTFHARVVLNTPAGPRTFDSRPSDGIALASRADAPILVANAVFDEAGVPDEAVELDGGGADEDRVEEFRRFLEGVDPEDFQG, from the coding sequence ATGATCCGGGTGCGCGTCGTCGGGGTCGCGCTCGACCCGGGTCAGCAGCACGTCATCCTGCTCAAGCCCGTCGACACCGCGACCGACGGCAACCGGGTGCTCCCCGTGTGGATCGGGCCGCAGGAGGCCATGTCGATCCTCGTCGCGATCGAGCGCACCGGCTCGCCGCGGCCCCTCGCGCACGACCTCATGACCGCGATGCTCGGCGAGCTCTCGGCATCCGTGGACCGCGTCGAGATCACCCACCTCGACGAGGGGACCTTCCACGCCCGGGTGGTGCTGAACACCCCGGCGGGGCCCCGGACCTTCGACTCCCGTCCCTCGGACGGCATCGCCCTCGCGTCCCGAGCCGATGCACCGATCCTCGTGGCGAACGCCGTCTTCGACGAGGCCGGTGTGCCGGACGAGGCCGTCGAGCTCGACGGCGGGGGCGCGGACGAAGACCGGGTGGAGGAGTTCCGGCGCTTTCTGGAGGGCGTCGATCCCGAGGATTTCCAGGGCTAG
- a CDS encoding ribonuclease H family protein yields MSSTESPASSDRYVVATDGACKGNPGPAGWAWVGEDGHWAAGSIPEGTNNIGELLGLLYAITDHADVRELVVQADSKYAIDTYSKWMDGHRRRGWVTSAKKPVANQGILEALIAARDARRAAGLPDVVLEHVRGHSGHVLNSWADERAVRASQHAAKGEELIWTSLRGLDKLEVSSAPPRSAADRNGR; encoded by the coding sequence ATGAGCAGTACCGAGTCGCCCGCATCCTCCGACCGCTACGTCGTCGCCACCGACGGCGCCTGCAAGGGCAACCCGGGTCCGGCGGGCTGGGCGTGGGTCGGCGAAGACGGACACTGGGCCGCCGGATCGATCCCCGAGGGCACGAACAACATCGGCGAACTGCTCGGGCTGCTGTACGCGATCACCGATCACGCCGACGTGCGCGAGCTGGTCGTGCAGGCCGACTCGAAGTACGCCATCGACACCTACTCGAAGTGGATGGACGGCCACCGCCGCCGTGGCTGGGTCACGAGCGCGAAGAAGCCGGTCGCCAACCAGGGCATCCTCGAAGCCCTCATCGCCGCGCGCGACGCGCGGCGGGCGGCGGGCCTTCCCGACGTCGTGCTCGAGCACGTGCGCGGGCACTCCGGTCACGTGCTCAACTCGTGGGCCGACGAGCGGGCCGTGCGCGCCTCGCAGCATGCGGCGAAGGGCGAGGAACTCATCTGGACCTCGCTGCGGGGCCTCGACAAGCTCGAGGTGTCGTCGGCGCCTCCGCGTTCTGCGGCTGACCGCAACGGGCGTTAG
- the gnd gene encoding phosphogluconate dehydrogenase (NAD(+)-dependent, decarboxylating) gives MQLAMVGLGRMGANIVRRLMKDGHDCVVFDVNQDAVASLVAEGATGATSIADLASKLHKPRAVWLMIPAGLTGTVVDEVAEVLEPGDIIIDGGNSNYRDDVRRAKKLDESGIHYVDVGTSGGVFGLERGYCLMVGGHDEAVSHLEPVLRTIAPGPGEVERTPGRTGDYTTEERGYLHCGPSGSGHFVKMVHNGIEYGIMAALAEGLNVLNNADAGLRQGEHSAEVAPLEEPEYYQFDIDTARVTELWRRGSVISSWLLDLTAAALAQNPTLDGLAGRVSDSGEGRWTVKAAVDTGVPVPVLAASLFERFASRGEDHFANQVLSAMRLQFGGHQELPAGDVLEAGQKKAESGRD, from the coding sequence ATGCAACTCGCCATGGTCGGACTCGGACGAATGGGCGCCAACATCGTCCGCAGGCTCATGAAGGACGGTCACGACTGCGTCGTGTTCGACGTGAACCAGGATGCCGTGGCGTCGCTGGTCGCGGAGGGCGCCACCGGGGCGACGAGCATCGCCGACCTGGCTTCGAAGCTGCACAAGCCCCGCGCCGTGTGGCTCATGATCCCCGCCGGTCTCACCGGCACGGTCGTCGACGAGGTGGCCGAGGTGCTCGAGCCGGGCGACATCATCATCGACGGCGGCAACTCGAACTACCGCGACGACGTGCGTCGTGCGAAGAAGCTCGACGAGAGCGGCATCCACTACGTCGATGTGGGCACGAGCGGCGGCGTCTTCGGTCTCGAGCGCGGCTACTGCCTCATGGTGGGCGGCCACGACGAGGCCGTCTCCCACCTCGAGCCCGTGCTGCGCACCATCGCCCCCGGTCCCGGAGAGGTCGAGCGCACGCCCGGCCGCACCGGCGATTACACGACCGAGGAGCGCGGGTACCTGCACTGCGGTCCGTCGGGCTCGGGCCACTTCGTGAAGATGGTCCACAACGGCATCGAGTACGGCATCATGGCCGCGCTCGCCGAGGGGCTGAACGTGCTGAACAACGCCGACGCGGGCCTGCGTCAGGGCGAGCACTCCGCCGAGGTGGCGCCCCTGGAGGAGCCCGAGTACTACCAGTTCGACATCGACACGGCTCGCGTCACCGAGCTCTGGCGCCGAGGCTCGGTCATCTCCTCCTGGTTGCTCGACCTCACCGCCGCGGCGCTCGCGCAGAACCCGACGCTCGACGGTCTGGCCGGCCGCGTCTCGGACTCGGGCGAGGGACGCTGGACCGTCAAGGCCGCCGTCGACACGGGCGTGCCGGTGCCGGTGCTGGCCGCGTCGCTGTTCGAGCGGTTCGCCTCGCGCGGCGAGGACCACTTCGCCAACCAGGTGCTCTCGGCGATGCGCCTGCAGTTCGGCGGACACCAGGAACTGCCCGCGGGCGATGTGCTCGAGGCCGGCCAGAAGAAGGCCGAGAGCGGTCGCGACTGA
- a CDS encoding sensor histidine kinase: MTHRPLAPVFAGLRTGLHALFGGLLALVVARVLLTDGSVLALVLAGALGAVYLAGLWIARAGRSRRGVVWVAALTVVWAALVWLVPEAAYLVFPLFFLYLHVLPGGAGPLAVVGTTALTIAAFAVHGGLTVGVVVGPVVGAGVALLIGLGYNALERRAAEREALVAELLATRDRLAAAEREQGTLAERARLARELHDTVAQGLSSIQMLLHAAERADAEGPGIDHVRLARQTAADGLAETRRFIRELAPPSLDRGLGSALERLAGGWGAREGIDVEVEVDAVVSLPMDAQTALLRIAQGALANVAQHARARCVRIRLVPQPGGARLTISDDGAGFDVRRAEAAASGTDSFGLRAMRERVDQLDGVLDVDSAPGAGSTITVVLPGGAS, encoded by the coding sequence ATGACCCATCGTCCCCTCGCCCCGGTCTTCGCGGGGCTGCGCACGGGCTTGCACGCTCTCTTCGGCGGACTGCTCGCTCTCGTCGTCGCGCGCGTGCTGCTGACGGACGGGTCCGTGCTCGCCCTCGTGCTCGCGGGAGCGCTGGGCGCGGTGTACCTCGCGGGACTCTGGATCGCCCGCGCGGGGCGATCGCGGCGCGGTGTCGTGTGGGTGGCGGCGCTCACGGTGGTGTGGGCGGCGCTGGTGTGGCTCGTCCCCGAGGCCGCGTATCTCGTCTTCCCGCTGTTCTTCCTGTACCTGCACGTGCTCCCGGGGGGAGCGGGTCCCCTCGCGGTCGTGGGCACGACCGCCCTCACGATCGCGGCCTTCGCCGTCCACGGGGGTCTCACGGTGGGCGTCGTCGTCGGGCCCGTCGTCGGTGCGGGTGTGGCGCTTCTCATCGGCCTGGGCTACAACGCCCTCGAGCGCAGGGCCGCGGAGCGCGAAGCCCTCGTGGCCGAGCTTCTCGCCACGCGCGACCGGCTCGCCGCCGCCGAGCGCGAGCAGGGGACCCTCGCCGAACGAGCGCGCCTGGCCCGCGAGCTGCACGACACCGTGGCGCAGGGACTATCGAGCATCCAGATGCTGCTCCACGCGGCGGAGAGAGCGGATGCCGAGGGTCCCGGCATCGACCACGTACGGCTGGCGCGCCAGACGGCGGCAGACGGCCTCGCCGAGACCCGCCGGTTCATCCGAGAACTGGCCCCGCCGAGCCTCGACCGCGGCCTCGGCTCCGCCCTCGAGCGTCTCGCCGGCGGATGGGGTGCGCGCGAGGGTATCGACGTGGAGGTGGAGGTGGATGCCGTGGTCTCGCTGCCCATGGACGCCCAGACGGCCCTGCTGCGCATCGCCCAGGGGGCCCTCGCGAACGTCGCCCAGCACGCGCGGGCACGCTGCGTGCGCATCCGGCTCGTGCCGCAGCCGGGCGGGGCGCGTCTGACCATCTCCGACGACGGCGCCGGGTTCGACGTGCGTCGCGCCGAGGCCGCGGCATCCGGAACGGACTCCTTCGGCCTCCGGGCCATGCGCGAGCGCGTCGATCAGCTCGACGGCGTGCTCGACGTGGACAGCGCGCCGGGTGCCGGATCCACCATCACCGTGGTGCTGCCGGGGGGAGCGTCGTGA
- a CDS encoding GNAT family N-acetyltransferase has product MGISLTRVDLSSADDRAALTAFLTSNVFPFHVRAQSTVAQIEDALRGGSWGGDDVDTYWIDDETDGRVGVIRLEDLQDATAMVDLRLADGARGRGFGSAALSAATDLVFSHHPGVIRFEGQTRDDNVAMRRVFERCGWVLEAHYRDGWPVEGGAPLASVAYSVLRRDWASGDTTPVPRGPEVTLRGELRCADATEAQRVRAHLAEHIALTRAEPGCLSFDVDPTDTDGVWSVSERFVDEAAFDAHQRRVAASTWGRETAGIQRFYVIHGRALDADALIATAWAAEEMLLHPAVRSNPRELNRLLDPEFVEVGQSGRRWTRDAIVAALREEPGTDSSPLVEERESRLVEPDTVLLTYLLRFENRVSRRSSLSRCDPAPRCLFHQGTPVV; this is encoded by the coding sequence GTGGGCATTTCTCTGACGCGCGTCGACCTCTCGAGTGCGGATGACCGCGCCGCGCTGACGGCGTTCCTCACCTCGAACGTCTTCCCGTTCCATGTGCGCGCGCAGTCGACGGTCGCGCAGATCGAGGACGCCCTTCGCGGCGGCTCGTGGGGTGGAGACGATGTCGACACCTATTGGATCGATGACGAGACCGACGGCCGCGTCGGGGTGATCCGGTTGGAGGATCTGCAGGACGCCACCGCGATGGTCGATCTGCGGCTCGCCGACGGCGCCCGAGGTCGAGGCTTCGGCTCGGCGGCGTTGTCGGCCGCGACCGACCTCGTCTTCTCTCACCACCCCGGCGTCATCCGATTCGAGGGACAGACCCGCGACGACAACGTCGCCATGCGGCGGGTCTTCGAACGATGCGGCTGGGTGCTCGAGGCGCATTACCGCGACGGCTGGCCCGTCGAGGGCGGCGCCCCCCTGGCATCCGTCGCCTACAGCGTTCTGCGCCGCGACTGGGCGAGCGGCGATACGACACCCGTGCCGCGCGGCCCCGAGGTGACGCTCCGCGGCGAGTTGCGCTGCGCCGACGCCACCGAGGCGCAGCGCGTGCGCGCCCATCTCGCCGAGCACATCGCTCTGACACGTGCGGAACCGGGATGCCTCTCTTTCGACGTCGACCCCACCGACACCGACGGCGTCTGGAGCGTGTCGGAGCGCTTCGTCGACGAAGCCGCGTTCGACGCCCACCAGCGCCGCGTCGCCGCGAGCACGTGGGGGCGCGAGACCGCCGGGATCCAGCGCTTCTACGTCATCCACGGGAGGGCACTGGATGCCGACGCCCTCATCGCCACGGCCTGGGCGGCCGAGGAGATGCTTCTGCATCCGGCTGTGCGCTCGAACCCTCGCGAGCTGAACCGGTTGCTCGACCCCGAGTTCGTGGAGGTCGGACAGTCCGGCCGTCGGTGGACGCGAGACGCGATCGTCGCCGCCCTGCGGGAAGAACCGGGAACCGACTCCTCGCCCCTCGTCGAAGAACGAGAAAGTCGGCTCGTCGAACCTGACACGGTCCTCTTGACCTATCTGCTGCGATTCGAGAACCGCGTCAGCCGCCGGTCGTCCCTCTCGCGGTGCGACCCCGCACCGCGTTGCCTGTTCCACCAGGGGACGCCGGTCGTCTGA